Proteins from one Kineococcus mangrovi genomic window:
- a CDS encoding response regulator transcription factor — protein sequence MPAAAVRVLLVEDDPLIAESVTQALTDTGMVVRARPDGRGLDEVVEGFRPDIAVLDVMLPGEDGTSLARRVCVPRDVPVVFVTARDDVDDRLSGFAAGADDYVVKPFAVEELLVRLRAVLRRSGRTPQVVEVGDLVVDESAAVALRDGVPLDLTATEFRLLAQLVRHRGRTLSKLQLLTQVWGYEHYDQNLVEVHVSALRRKLEEHGPRLVHTVRGLGYVLRVPTAPTTGDGDGDG from the coding sequence GTGCCCGCCGCAGCCGTCCGGGTCCTCCTCGTCGAGGACGACCCGCTCATCGCCGAGTCCGTCACCCAGGCGCTCACCGACACCGGGATGGTCGTGCGCGCCCGCCCCGACGGCCGCGGTCTCGACGAGGTCGTCGAGGGGTTCCGCCCCGACATCGCCGTGCTCGACGTCATGCTCCCCGGCGAGGACGGCACGTCCCTGGCCCGGCGGGTGTGCGTGCCCCGGGACGTCCCCGTCGTCTTCGTCACGGCCCGCGACGACGTCGACGACCGGCTCTCCGGCTTCGCCGCCGGCGCCGACGACTACGTGGTCAAACCCTTCGCCGTCGAGGAGCTGCTCGTGCGGCTGCGGGCGGTGCTGCGCCGGTCCGGGCGCACGCCCCAGGTCGTCGAGGTGGGCGACCTCGTCGTCGACGAGTCCGCCGCCGTGGCCCTGCGCGACGGGGTACCCCTGGACCTGACGGCGACGGAGTTCCGGCTGCTGGCCCAGCTCGTCCGCCACCGCGGGCGGACCCTGTCCAAGCTGCAGCTGCTCACCCAGGTCTGGGGCTACGAGCACTACGACCAGAACCTCGTCGAGGTCCACGTCAGCGCCCTGCGCCGCAAGCTGGAGGAGCACGGGCCGCGGCTCGTCCACACCGTCCGGGGCCTCGGCTACGTCCTGCGCGTCCCCACCGCCCCGACCACCGGGGACGGGGACGGGGACGGCTGA
- a CDS encoding HAMP domain-containing sensor histidine kinase translates to MRTVSLRRRVVAVATAVLAALLLAVGIFVDTDLGSRLREDARARLAALAELGVQLDGTVDDQTLVDRLATAGASAELETGDGTVVGTPGPPGPGGPPGPAGGPARGPGAAVVQDGDLLRTTRTLGEGRVLVLTTSLRPVEDARAQFRRSMLLGALAGLALAVVALRLLLGRALAPLDTMTATARSIADGGRGRRLTPDRTDTELGRTAAAFDAMLDSLEGAEQRATRSRDRLQRFLSDVAHDLRTPLAAVTAAAERLLLDTGDGPRRQDREEAAVRIVREARRAAQLVTDLLAVSRLEELHPRAVPTDLATLVRAAVEEAGPLGQGVSVRTTAVDAVADPDHVRRVLVNLLSNARRAAPAGPVVVTVDRWQEQGRVVVADGGPGIAPADRERVFDRLVRLDPARAGDGGSGLGLSISRGLARAGGGELRCADPGEAGLPPDLPGGAVLVLTVPTE, encoded by the coding sequence GTGCGCACGGTCTCCCTGCGCCGCCGCGTGGTCGCCGTCGCGACCGCCGTGCTCGCGGCGCTGCTGCTCGCCGTCGGGATCTTCGTCGACACCGACCTCGGCTCCCGGTTGCGCGAGGACGCCCGGGCGCGGCTCGCGGCGCTGGCCGAGCTCGGGGTGCAGCTCGACGGCACGGTCGACGACCAGACGCTCGTCGACCGGCTCGCGACCGCGGGCGCGAGCGCCGAGCTGGAGACCGGTGACGGCACGGTCGTCGGCACTCCCGGCCCCCCGGGACCCGGTGGCCCCCCGGGACCGGCCGGTGGACCCGCGCGGGGCCCGGGGGCCGCCGTCGTCCAGGACGGGGACCTGCTGCGCACCACCCGCACCCTCGGCGAGGGCCGGGTCCTCGTCCTCACGACGTCGCTGCGACCCGTCGAGGACGCCCGCGCCCAGTTCCGCCGCTCGATGCTGCTGGGCGCGCTCGCGGGCCTGGCGCTCGCCGTCGTCGCCCTGCGGCTGCTGCTGGGCCGGGCCCTCGCGCCGCTGGACACCATGACCGCCACGGCCCGCTCGATCGCCGACGGCGGCCGTGGGCGGCGCCTGACCCCGGACCGCACCGACACCGAGCTGGGCCGCACCGCCGCCGCCTTCGACGCCATGCTCGACTCCCTGGAAGGGGCCGAGCAGCGCGCCACCCGGTCACGGGACCGGTTGCAGCGCTTCCTGTCCGACGTCGCGCACGACCTGCGGACCCCGCTGGCCGCCGTCACCGCGGCCGCCGAGCGGCTGCTGCTGGACACCGGGGACGGGCCCCGGCGCCAGGACCGCGAGGAGGCCGCCGTCCGCATCGTGCGGGAGGCGCGGCGCGCGGCCCAGCTCGTGACGGACCTGCTGGCGGTCTCCCGGCTGGAGGAGCTGCACCCGCGCGCGGTGCCCACCGACCTCGCCACCCTGGTCCGCGCCGCGGTCGAGGAGGCGGGTCCCCTCGGTCAGGGCGTGAGCGTGCGCACGACCGCCGTCGACGCGGTCGCCGACCCCGACCACGTCCGCCGCGTCCTGGTGAACCTGCTGTCCAACGCGCGCCGGGCCGCCCCCGCCGGGCCCGTCGTCGTCACCGTCGACCGGTGGCAGGAGCAGGGCCGCGTCGTCGTCGCCGACGGCGGGCCCGGCATCGCCCCGGCCGACCGCGAGCGCGTCTTCGACCGCCTCGTCCGGCTCGACCCCGCCCGCGCGGGTGACGGCGGGTCGGGGCTGGGGCTGTCGATCTCCCGCGGCCTGGCGCGGGCCGGTGGCGGGGAGCTGCGGTGCGCGGACCCGGGCGAGGCGGGCCTGCCGCCGGACCTGCCGGGCGGGGCGGTCCTCGTCCTCACCGTCCCCACCGAGTGA
- a CDS encoding DUF433 domain-containing protein: MTGKDDERFTVPLYSVAEAARHLDRMPASTLSTWVDGYVRGQHGQYRGEPLVTAFTPKRRGYPRLPFVGLAEAYALNAFRKAGVPLQRIRASLDALVAERGPHALASEHLITDGAEVLWHVQAEGEREALEQLVVPRLGQRVFTRVVEQYLREVQFDDGYASLIWLPRYRDAHLDVVIDPQRAGGQPIFARTGVAVDNVLGRIRGGEDPEETARDFGIPSEDLRTALELSA, translated from the coding sequence GTGACGGGGAAAGACGATGAGCGGTTCACGGTCCCGCTCTACTCGGTGGCTGAGGCGGCGCGGCACTTGGATCGCATGCCTGCCTCGACGCTCAGCACGTGGGTCGACGGGTACGTGCGTGGGCAGCACGGGCAGTACCGGGGCGAGCCCCTGGTGACTGCGTTCACACCGAAGCGGCGGGGCTACCCGCGCCTTCCCTTCGTGGGTCTCGCCGAGGCTTACGCCCTCAACGCCTTTCGCAAGGCTGGTGTCCCGCTGCAGCGCATCCGAGCCTCGCTCGACGCTCTCGTCGCCGAACGAGGACCCCATGCCCTGGCGAGCGAACACCTCATCACCGACGGCGCTGAGGTGCTGTGGCACGTTCAAGCTGAAGGCGAGCGCGAAGCCTTGGAACAACTCGTCGTTCCGCGTCTCGGCCAGCGCGTCTTCACCCGTGTCGTGGAGCAGTACCTGCGAGAGGTGCAGTTCGACGACGGGTACGCCAGCCTGATCTGGCTGCCGCGCTACCGCGACGCCCATCTCGACGTCGTCATCGACCCGCAGCGCGCTGGGGGACAGCCGATCTTCGCCAGGACGGGCGTCGCAGTGGACAACGTCCTGGGGCGGATCCGCGGCGGAGAAGACCCCGAGGAGACGGCTCGGGACTTCGGGATCCCCAGTGAAGACCTCCGGACCGCCCTCGAACTCAGCGCGTGA